The Loktanella sp. M215 nucleotide sequence GTTACTGACGGTTGTCAGCCGCGTCCCATCTTGCGGTAGATCCGGTCATAGGCGGCCAGCAGTTGTGGTTCCGTGTGGGACCATGACAGGTCGTTCAGCACCCGCTCGCGTCCCATTGCCCCCATGCGGGCCCGCCCGTCGGGATCGTCCATCAGTGCCGCTATCTTTTCTGCAAAGTCCACAGGATCGTTGGCGCGCGCATAAAGGCCCGCATTACCAGCAGAGACGCGGCCTTCGGTCAGGTCGAACTGCACCAGCGGCTTTTCAAGAGTCATGTATTCCATGACCTTGTTCATGGTCGAGATGTCGTTCATCGCGTTCTTGGGGTCCGGTGACACACCGATGTCGATCACGTTCAGTGCGGCCAGCAGGTCGTCGCCGTAAAGCGCGCCGGTGAAGGTGAAATACGCGTCCAGATCATGCGCCGCCACGTCGCGCTGTACCTCTTCCAACTGTGGACCGAAGCCCACGATCAGAAAATGCACATCGGTGTTGCCCAGTTTGCGGATCAGGTGATCGGCGGCCAGCACCAGCAGGTCCATGCCTTCCTGCTGGCCGATCACACCCACATAACCCATGACAGATGCCGCGCCGCGCCGCATCTTGGGGTCGCCGGGACCGGGAATGAAGTTTTCGATCCGCGGGGCGGACCGGACGATAAAGACGTCTTCGGGCGCCATCTTGCCGCGCCGGACCGCGATGTCACGGAAGCTGCCGTTTGTTGCCATCGACACAGAGGCCGTGGCAAAGGTCATCCGCTCCCAGATCAGCATGACGCGGTAGAGCAGACCCTTCTTTCCGAACTTTGCTTCGAACAGTTCCGGGCAGACATCGTGATGGTCGAACATGTAATGCACCCCCCACAGGCGATACCACAGCGCCAGCAGGAAAATCAGGTCCGGCGGGTTGCAGCCCTGAATGACATCGAAAGGGCGTCGCTGCCATGCGACCCGCGCCAGCCGAAACCAGTGCCTGATCGCGTGGCTGTATTCGCGGGCATATGCCAAGGCCCCAGAATGAGCTTCCGGCGGTTCAGTATGGCGGTAGATATGGACACCGTCGATCACTTCATAAGGAGTATTCCAGCCCCGTCCCATTGGGCAGATCACGGATACGTCGTAGCCTGCCTGCTTCAGGGTCGTGGCCTCCAGCCAGACGCGGCGGTCGAGTGGTACGGGCAGGTTTTCGACAACGATCAGGATGTGGCGGTCGGCATGGTCGGTCATGGAGGTCCAGACAGGCTAAAAGGTCTAGTCATCCCAAGGATTGCAGGATGACAAGACGAAACTGAGACAAAGACAGGGCAATTGCTGCCCCGCCGCGCATTTAGGCAATCTTTTTCCCATAGTCACGCTGCAACAAGCAGACTGCATATTCCAGCGTTTCACCCAATCCCCAGCCGTTTGAATCGGCCAGATCGCAAAACTCTTTAATCGTATCGGGTCGAGCCTTGAGATTAAGCTGTGCAGTGCGCCCCGTGCGGCGGCTGCGAAATCCCGGGTTCTCGGCGGCCTGCACCTTTGGTGGTTTGCGCACCGGCGCACCGATCGGCCAATCGCGAGGCCTGAAGCCCGCCAGATCGTCGACAGAACCCGAAGCAGCGCGCTTGCGTTTCACCTTATGGCTGCCCCGCTGTTCCAGACCTGCCTTGAGTTGCGACAGGACTTCGGCGGTGAAGGACTGCGCGTTCTTGCAGGCATTTTCCAGATTGGACACCTGTGCGGTCGGCAGATCGCGCAGCAAACCGCCATAATCGAAAATGTCGCGGTATGCTGCACGTTCGACGATGGGTGTGGAAAACAGGGTGATCCCAGCTTCGATCATTTGGGCGCGAACGCTCTTAAACGATCGGGATGCAACGGCGGCGCTCGTGCGAGTCATCAGCACACCGTGTGCGATTGATCGTTGCGCCACACGTTTCTGATTGTGGATCAGACGGACCGTCTTGGCTGCCCCGTTGGTATCCATCGATCCGCCTTGCGTCGGTATGACAACAAGGTCGGACATGCCAATAGCGTTTGCGGTCATCGTGCTAGCCGTAGCTTCAAGATCTATGATAACGAACTGGGTTTGGCTGGCGGCGGCGTAGATATGCTGGACAATATCGTCCTCGACTACGTTGGTAATGATGCGAATGTTGTCTGGCTTGCCGGGCAGTGCACCCCAATGAGAAATCCAGCGCCCGGGGTCAGCATCAATGATGACAATCTCGGCCTTGCGAGACGCTAGTTCCGAGGCGAGCAACAGGGCTGCAGTCGTTTTGCCAGCCCCACCTTTAAAGTTTGCAAACGTGATAACGGACAAGGCCTATTCTTTCGCAAGCTCATATCGATCATATGGCGGCTGTCAGACCGTAAACTATATTTGGCACGTCGCATAAATTTTGTAAACTAACAGCCAACAATAAATTCGATTTATAATCGATATAAAAATAAATACTATCTAAATGGTATCTTATCGCTAGCTACATGGTCGCTATAAAATTTTTACAATTTAAGGTCTGCTATTACCACGCTATCTAATGAATAATGTTACGCTCCGATGCTACTCGTCTTTTTTACTGATCATGACTGACAGCTATTTGACAGAAGCGCGCGTTATGTCTTGAGATGACGCAGGCATTCCGGTGCCCGACACGATGGCAATTGCCAGAGTAATCACAAAGCTGACCGTCCCGCACAGAAGATAGAGGCTGACCAGACCCAGCAGGTCGATACCATACCACAGACCCGTCAGGACACCGGCGAATGCGCCAACTATACCACCTAGAATGCATAGGATGATCACGTCAGGTTCCTTCCGTCATGCGTGGCCTTTCTGTGTTGATTAAGGTCTGAATTGTGGCGGGACTGTGTCACCTTTCCGGCAGAAACCGGGAGGATTAGATTGGAATTGATTTAACGCCGGGGCCAGATCAGTGCGGCAAAGGCTCCTGTCAGAAATCCGCCCGTATGTGCCTGCCACGCCACGCTGGTGCCGATGGCGACTCGGCTGACCAGATCGGACAGCACCAGAATTACGGCAATCAGCACCAGACGTCCCACTTTCTGCAGCAAACCGGTCCGGTTGACGTCCGACCAGAACAGTCGACTGTCGACGCCGTAAACCCCCAGCAGCCCGAACAGGCCGCCGGACGCACCCACCATCGCCGTGTGCTGCGGTCCGAACAGGGCGAATACCAACGCCGCCCCGACGCCCGACATCAGATAAAGCAGCGCTGCGTCGCCTGCCGAACGCTGCTCGAGGATCAGTCGCCAGAGCCAGACCAGTCCGATCATGTTCACCACCAGGTGCTGTAACCCGGTGTGCAGGAACATGTAGGTCACGAAGATGGTAAAGGATTGTCCCTCAAACAGCACCTTGCCGCCGCTGATCAAATCCGACTGGAACGCCCCGTAGCGGAATGCAGTGCTGCGCAGGTCGTGGGGGCCCAGCATACCGTGATCCGTCAATTGCAACACCAGCTCTGGCACAATGCACAAGGTAAGCAAGAGTGTGATGGAAAATGGCAGCCATGGTCGGGTCGGGGGGGGAGCGGATTGCGTCATGTCACTTTGTGACCGGGGTCGCTAAAGCGGGCAAGGGGTCTATTCCGGAATGAAGCGTGGCAGCTTTGGCAGAAGGTCCGCCATAAATTTCTGCATCCGCGCATCCGCATCAGCCTCTGTTTCGCTCTCGGCAATCGGGGTCACGAAACGCACCAGCGCACCATCCGTCCGACCGATGGTCAGACTGTCATAGACCACATCGATCTTGGCCATGTAGTCGTTGGTCATCCGCGTGCCCCTCTGTTCGAACCAGTAATATACAAGCTGGCGGGAGAGCCCCTTTTCGATGACGGCGCGGTTGACGTCGAATGTGCCATAGACCGTATCCGGCATCGCGATCGGTGTCTGAGCGATCGAGAAGATCTCCCACCCACCGACAGGTAGGCAGACTTCCGGCGAATGGATGCCGGAGCCTTCTGTCTGCTTGTCGTAGTAGGCCGCGAAGAAGTTGATGTAGGTATTGGGATTGCTGGGACTGGTATATACGGCGTTGATGTAATCCGATGCCTTTAGCACCTGCTCCACATCCGGCTCCAGCGGGATAGTATAGGAATTCCAGTCCAAAATATCACGTGGGAACGCGGAAAACCGGTCGCGGTCGGGCATGATCCGTTCCGGAGCGGGTGTCAGGATGAAAAGAGCCGAGATCGCAAGGGTTAGGCCGGTTGCCACAATGACCCCAGGTGACGGGGCCACCCGCAGAATACGGCCTGCCTGTGCGCCTAGCCCGTCGAAATCCATGTCGATAGTATCGCGCAGGCCCAGCGGACTGGGTGTCAGGCGCTGCAGCAGCACGGCCGTCAGGAACAGGATTGCGATACAGGCACCGAAGATCACCCAGCCTTCAAAGAAGTGCAAAAACCCTTCCGCCTGGCCGATGCCGTAGCTGTTGACCAGGATACCAATCATGCCAATCCGAAAGGAATTCATGAAGACGGTCAGTGGCGCCGCCATCATGAACATGACGACCTTGTGCCAGAACGGCCCGCGATACAGGATCGCGAACAGATAACTGAATGACAGGATCGGGAACAGGTAGCGTAGGCCGGAACAGGCCTCGGCCACCTGCAGCTTGTAGATGCCCAAGTCGATGACGTTGCCTTCAAGAAAGACGGGGATGCCCGCCATCTGAATGAACCACACGCCCAGTTCCGACGAGACCAGCTGCAGGAAGATCGTCAGTTTCCAGTAGACGAACTGGGGCAGGGGCAGCATGAAGACCAGATGCAGCACCGGCAGCTGATGAGTACGGCCACGAGCCCAGCCAAAGCCGGTCAGCACGACCCCCCCGACCCAGACAATGAAAGCATAGGTCACGATATCCGGGATTTGCACCAGATTGCCGAAGATGCCAAAGACTAGCCCGGCCACGATGACGATAATACCGGGAATTCGGTTGGCGGTCACATCCGCCGCTGCAAGCGGTGCATGCCGCAGCTCGCGCAGGAAAAGATAGAGAGAAATCAGTGGAATCAGCGGACCGTGGCTGTATTCCGGCGTCATCCAGGCCGCACCAAGTGACTGGAATCCCAGCCAGAAGATCGGCACTGCGGTCGCGATCAGCGCAACGATCCAGAAAAAGCCCCACGGATCTATTGCTGTAAATCGCGCGGCCATTGAACCGCTCGCAGGTTGCACGCTGTCGGACATCGATCAGGTCACTCTATGCACAAATAAAATCACGCCCGCTGTTGCAGCCGTTTTTTGCACATAGCAAGTTCATGGGTTTGAATCGATGCTTTTCAGGCCATCAACAAACTGTTTACCAGTTTGCATCCGGGGAGTCCCCGATAACGCGCTTTCGGTCTTGTGCAGCGCCAGCCAGATCAGCCTATCAGGACGGCTGGCCAAAAGTGTCGCGCAGATGCAGGCCGCCACCGTCATCTCAACCGTGGCCTCTTTCAGCGGGGTGACGCGATCCAGAACTGACAGACACAGCGGATGGACCAGATAAACGCCCATGGCCACGTTGGACGCCCATCGCGAAAAAGCCGTCGAATGGGTGGGGCAGAGAGTGCAAAGGATGAAAACACCGCCTGCGATGGCCAGCTGTGGAACGCCTGCGGTCCAGCCTGCGGCAAACGCGATCCCCATAAAGATGGACCAAATCATCGCCTGCACCACGGTCCGCCCCTGATAAAACCCCAGCGCAACCCCAAGGCAGACCGCAGGGCCTGCGAATAGCCACTGTGCGATGGGTGTCGGAAACAAGCGGTCCTGCTGCAGGCCTGACATGGCCAGACCCGTCCCAACAAGAAGCGTGCAAGCGATGACGATGGCGGTCGGCCGCACAAGGCGCAGAGCAGGATAAAGCAGAATACTGACCAGAAACGCAAACGGCAGGAACCACAGATGCAGTGCAGGTCCAGTAAGGATCATCCCTGCGTTGAATTCCTGCGAAAGGGGCCGGCCGGTCAGGGTAGCCTCCAGCAATTTCAGGGTGCCATAAATGGCGGACCAGATCACCCACGGTTGCAGCAACCGGTGCGCGCGGACGATTGTGAATCTGCCGAAATCCATGACGTGTGCCGCAGGGCGTGCATAGGCCACAAGCAGGATCAGGAAAAAAGGCAACCCCGCATAGCCGACTGCAGCACCCGGGCCACCTGCGTGGAACGCAACGATCCCGAAGGCTGCCACCAGCCTTGCAAGATCCAATGTGCCGTTTCGTTCCATGGTACATGTCCCCACCAGACGAGACAAAAATTGACCGGCTTTGATTAAAATAGTCTTAACGACCTCTTTGATGGTTACCCGACCCGCTGTGACAGCAAATATGCTGGCGCGAGCGCAGGATGCCGGTTGCTTCACAAGGGGCGGACATCATGTGGCGAGGTATCTTTGCTCATGGCGTGTCGCGTGCTGATCAATCCTTGTGCAATGCGGTCAGAAATTCACATCCTTGATGCGTAGGCCCGGAAATCGTGGCGATTGCACTTGTCACTTCGTAGTGATGTGTTATCTGCAGAATATTAATAAACGCCTTGGAGAGCTGCCGTGAAAAAGATTTTGATGGCCATCGCCGCAATGTCATGCTTCGGCAGTGGCGCGAGTGCCGCGACGGTTAACTTTATGGGGTCGTCGTTCTTCACTACAGCGATCAACGCGACCAATCCCGGGCTTCAGGCAAAAGCGGCCGTTGTTAAGAACAGCGGATCACAAGTCTTTATGTCTGCCCCGCTCAGCTTCGGGCTTGATGCGGTCGGCGATTCATTCACGGCTGATCTGTTCATCGTCCGCACGCTGCAAAAAGCGCTGGATGGCAACGACACCATGGCGAAGCCTTTCACGCTGGCCTTCAGCTTCGGTCAGGGTACCACGTCGGTCAGCGGCACCACTTATGCCCAGACTGCTGGCGGCATGACATATGGTGTCATCGACTTTACGAATGGTGGTTTCATCAACCTTCGCGACGGCACCGCCCTGCGTGTCAGCCTGAATGATGCAACGTTCAATGCAGGCCCCGCAGGCACGTTCACACCGGGCAAGGCGAATGGTGCATTGGTGAATGCAACCTTTACGCTGTCGCCGGTTCCGGTGCCTGCCAGCCTGCCCTTGGGTCTGTCGGCGATCCTGATGATGGCCTTCGTAGCCAAGCGTCGGAAGTCCACAACGGTCTGATCCAAAGCGACCACTGCAATACGACGGCGGCTTCGGCCGCCGTTTTGCGTTTGTGACCACGCAGTTCGTGCGGCGGGGATGCATCGTGGGGATGTTCCTAAGTATCGGATCAGATCACCCACCCCCTGCGGCGCATCCAGAGCCAGCCAAGGGCTACGCCTAGTGCGTTCATCATCAGATCGTCCACATCGAACTTGCGCCATGCACAAGGATAAAGGCCCCATGCCCCGGTCAGTTGTGTCAGCTCGACCAGCAGCGTCAGGCCGATACCAAACATCATCATGCGGCGCCATGTGACGACATAGGGGGCTAGAGCGGCCCCGATGGCCGCGCAAAGCACAACGTTCATGACCGTCGCCGCGATGGTCCGGTTCGTGATCCATTTCAGGATCGCGGCGTCGTTACGATACAGATGCACGAAGGTCTGCAGGAAATTGAACGGGATCAGCTGCGGTTGCGCGCCTTTGATCGGACAGATCATCGCGGCGCGGTCTGGCAAAGGATGCTGCGTCAATATTAGAAATATCAGCATAGTGAAGATAAGAAATACTAATTCTATAGTGATGCCCCTAAAGCACCATATCAATAAAGATAAAATCCCAGTCCCGGCAGTCGTAAAAATGAGCGCAAGGCCTGCAAATTGAAAAAACCAATCCATCAATTAAAATACTGAGATTATCTTAGCCTCTGATCCGATTTCTATTCTTTGGAATCCGTATCTCCACGATCCACGAGTTTACCCCAATTTGTCGTCATAATATTTGAGCGAATGACTCGCGCTGGATTGCCGGCCACGATAGATCTTTCAGGAACGTCTTTCGTAACTATTGCCCCTGCTGCCACTATCGAATGGTCACCAACCCTGACACCTGGCATTATAAAGCTACGCGCACCTATTTGACAAAACTTACCAATATGCGTATCGGTATGTTTTCCTACGGTATGATCATGAGATAAAATAACTGCTCCAAAAGATACAGCGCTACCCTCATCAATATGTATGCCCTGAGGATAAGTGCGATCAAGCGTAGCCTTTAGTGATATCAAAGTATATGGATGGATATCCATTTTCCACACTTTCACCAAATATATTCTTCTCATCAAAAGAAATACGTCGCGCAAGCGCGTTCGACATGTCGCTAGGAAACCATAGTTTCCTACAGCCTCCATGAATGTATCAGGATATCTTCCTGTATATTTAAATGACATATTATCTCCCGTTCGTATTTTAATGCTTTTTACATAATTTTGAGAAGATTATAAGGCGACATTACGACTACTATTTAAAATTTAGAAAAGCCTGCCGCAACATCCAGCCAGATCGGGCCAATCGCAACCGTGCCAGGGTCATCCACGCCGATCTGCGCTCACCCTCATTCGCAAGAGCGGGGCTGCGCAAAATGCGCGGGGTGTGCGCCAGGATCGAGAGGGGCATCATGGCAGCACGTGCAAGCCAGCGCAGGCGCCCCATTAGCCCGCTGTTCTGCAGGCCCCAGGCCTCGTCCGTCAGGCGTTGCCATTTTCGCCGCAACGCCGTCCAGTCCGACCGTGTCGGATGCGCGACCCGCAGTCCATCGTCATGA carries:
- a CDS encoding glycosyltransferase family 4 protein; the protein is MTDHADRHILIVVENLPVPLDRRVWLEATTLKQAGYDVSVICPMGRGWNTPYEVIDGVHIYRHTEPPEAHSGALAYAREYSHAIRHWFRLARVAWQRRPFDVIQGCNPPDLIFLLALWYRLWGVHYMFDHHDVCPELFEAKFGKKGLLYRVMLIWERMTFATASVSMATNGSFRDIAVRRGKMAPEDVFIVRSAPRIENFIPGPGDPKMRRGAASVMGYVGVIGQQEGMDLLVLAADHLIRKLGNTDVHFLIVGFGPQLEEVQRDVAAHDLDAYFTFTGALYGDDLLAALNVIDIGVSPDPKNAMNDISTMNKVMEYMTLEKPLVQFDLTEGRVSAGNAGLYARANDPVDFAEKIAALMDDPDGRARMGAMGRERVLNDLSWSHTEPQLLAAYDRIYRKMGRG
- a CDS encoding ParA family protein; this encodes MSVITFANFKGGAGKTTAALLLASELASRKAEIVIIDADPGRWISHWGALPGKPDNIRIITNVVEDDIVQHIYAAASQTQFVIIDLEATASTMTANAIGMSDLVVIPTQGGSMDTNGAAKTVRLIHNQKRVAQRSIAHGVLMTRTSAAVASRSFKSVRAQMIEAGITLFSTPIVERAAYRDIFDYGGLLRDLPTAQVSNLENACKNAQSFTAEVLSQLKAGLEQRGSHKVKRKRAASGSVDDLAGFRPRDWPIGAPVRKPPKVQAAENPGFRSRRTGRTAQLNLKARPDTIKEFCDLADSNGWGLGETLEYAVCLLQRDYGKKIA
- a CDS encoding rhomboid family intramembrane serine protease; protein product: MLGPHDLRSTAFRYGAFQSDLISGGKVLFEGQSFTIFVTYMFLHTGLQHLVVNMIGLVWLWRLILEQRSAGDAALLYLMSGVGAALVFALFGPQHTAMVGASGGLFGLLGVYGVDSRLFWSDVNRTGLLQKVGRLVLIAVILVLSDLVSRVAIGTSVAWQAHTGGFLTGAFAALIWPRR
- the xrtD gene encoding VPLPA-CTERM-specific exosortase XrtD, with product MAARFTAIDPWGFFWIVALIATAVPIFWLGFQSLGAAWMTPEYSHGPLIPLISLYLFLRELRHAPLAAADVTANRIPGIIVIVAGLVFGIFGNLVQIPDIVTYAFIVWVGGVVLTGFGWARGRTHQLPVLHLVFMLPLPQFVYWKLTIFLQLVSSELGVWFIQMAGIPVFLEGNVIDLGIYKLQVAEACSGLRYLFPILSFSYLFAILYRGPFWHKVVMFMMAAPLTVFMNSFRIGMIGILVNSYGIGQAEGFLHFFEGWVIFGACIAILFLTAVLLQRLTPSPLGLRDTIDMDFDGLGAQAGRILRVAPSPGVIVATGLTLAISALFILTPAPERIMPDRDRFSAFPRDILDWNSYTIPLEPDVEQVLKASDYINAVYTSPSNPNTYINFFAAYYDKQTEGSGIHSPEVCLPVGGWEIFSIAQTPIAMPDTVYGTFDVNRAVIEKGLSRQLVYYWFEQRGTRMTNDYMAKIDVVYDSLTIGRTDGALVRFVTPIAESETEADADARMQKFMADLLPKLPRFIPE
- a CDS encoding acyltransferase family protein — its product is MERNGTLDLARLVAAFGIVAFHAGGPGAAVGYAGLPFFLILLVAYARPAAHVMDFGRFTIVRAHRLLQPWVIWSAIYGTLKLLEATLTGRPLSQEFNAGMILTGPALHLWFLPFAFLVSILLYPALRLVRPTAIVIACTLLVGTGLAMSGLQQDRLFPTPIAQWLFAGPAVCLGVALGFYQGRTVVQAMIWSIFMGIAFAAGWTAGVPQLAIAGGVFILCTLCPTHSTAFSRWASNVAMGVYLVHPLCLSVLDRVTPLKEATVEMTVAACICATLLASRPDRLIWLALHKTESALSGTPRMQTGKQFVDGLKSIDSNP
- a CDS encoding VanZ family protein: MDWFFQFAGLALIFTTAGTGILSLLIWCFRGITIELVFLIFTMLIFLILTQHPLPDRAAMICPIKGAQPQLIPFNFLQTFVHLYRNDAAILKWITNRTIAATVMNVVLCAAIGAALAPYVVTWRRMMMFGIGLTLLVELTQLTGAWGLYPCAWRKFDVDDLMMNALGVALGWLWMRRRGWVI
- a CDS encoding acyltransferase; amino-acid sequence: MSFKYTGRYPDTFMEAVGNYGFLATCRTRLRDVFLLMRRIYLVKVWKMDIHPYTLISLKATLDRTYPQGIHIDEGSAVSFGAVILSHDHTVGKHTDTHIGKFCQIGARSFIMPGVRVGDHSIVAAGAIVTKDVPERSIVAGNPARVIRSNIMTTNWGKLVDRGDTDSKE